A region of Vanessa tameamea isolate UH-Manoa-2023 chromosome 21, ilVanTame1 primary haplotype, whole genome shotgun sequence DNA encodes the following proteins:
- the LOC113404593 gene encoding translation machinery-associated protein 16 homolog: protein MPKIKNLEKLKHPNSRKTISLAKKMLKNEKKNNNKIGTHVKQNLIGEKILWFKERIPEGCVILDKEHTLKLIETYLARFDEELEQIALKNSIGQRKSRQHASREDIINITKKRDIEEFETCGLEMPDLMNAQQMEVLKNWNGELRFLQNFKLKRIARKHLV from the coding sequence atgcctaaaataaaaaatttagagaAACTGAAACACCCCAACAGTAGGAAAACAATATCACTCGccaaaaaaatgttgaaaaacgaaaagaaaaataataacaaaattggcACTCATGTTAAACAGAATTTAATCGGCGAGAAAATTTTGTGGTTCAAGGAAAGAATACCTGAAGGTTGTGTTATTTTAGACAAGGAACACACATTAAAATTGATTGAGACCTATTTGGCGCGCTTTGACGAGGAACTTGAGCAGATAGCTTTGAAAAACTCAATTGGCCAAAGAAAAAGTCGACAACATGCAAGCCGGGAAGACATTATCAACATAACGAAGAAAAGAGACATTGAGGAGTTTGAAACTTGTGGTCTTGAAATGCCAGACTTGATGAATGCCCAGCAAATGGAAGTGTTAAAAAATTGGAATGGTGAATTGAgatttttgcaaaattttaaattaaaaaggatagctagaaaacatcttgtatag